The Arvicola amphibius chromosome 11, mArvAmp1.2, whole genome shotgun sequence genome has a segment encoding these proteins:
- the Abhd18 gene encoding protein ABHD18 isoform X1 translates to MGVSKLDILYRRLLLTKLFIRGWGRPEDLKRLFEFRKMIGNRERCQNLVSSDYPVHIDKVEEQSDCKILDGHFVSPMAHYVPGIMPIESVIARFQFIVPKEWNSRYRPVCIHLAGTGDHHYWRRRTLMARPMIKEARMASLLLENPYYGCRKPKDQVRSSLKNVSDLFVMGGALILESAALLHWLEREGYGPLGMTGISMGGHMASLAVSNWPKPMPLIPCLSWSTASGVFTTGVLSKSINWRELEKQYYTQTVYEEEIIHMLEYCGADSFKMGHDFMKQFPSSADKLTNLNLVSRTLNLDTTDQVVSPKNAECHNSGKTSNSTTSKGHLLQDTIKMECLNQTLSTNKSCYASYNPQSSHLLSKEQKRSNLQKESLIFMKGVMDECTHVANFSVPVDPSLIIVVQAKEDAYIPRTGVRSLQEIWPGCEIRYLEGGHISAYLFKQGLFRQAIYDAFERFLHKYAN, encoded by the exons ATGGGTGTAAGCAAGTTAGATATTCTATACCGGAGACTTCTCCTCACAAAACTCTTCATCAGAGGATGGGGAAGACCAGAAGATctcaagag ACTCTTTGAATTCAGAAAGATGATTGGAAATCGAGAAAGGTGCCAGAATCTGGTTTCAAGCGACTATCCGGTGCACATTGATAAG gttGAAGAACAGTCAGATTGTAAGATCCTAGATGGACACTTTGTTTCTCCCATGGCCCACTATGTGCCTGGTATCATGCCAATTGAGTCTGTTATTGCAAG gttcCAATTTATTGTGCCTAAGGAATGGAACAGCAGATACAGACCTGTGTGCATTCATCTGGCTGGAACAGGAGACCAT CATTACTGGAGGCGCAGGACTCTCATGGCTCGTCCTATGATTAAGGAGGCCCGAATGGCTTCATTGTTGCTAGAAAACCCTTATT ATGGCTGCAGGAAGCCCAAGGACCAAGT AAGATCCAGCTTAAAAAATGTGTCTGACCTGTTTGTGATGGGAGGCGCTCTTATTCTGGAGTCGGCAGCCCTCTTGCACTGGCTGGAACGAGAAGGTTATGGACCTCTCGGAATGACTGGAATATCCATGGGAGGACAT ATGGCCTCCTTAGCAGTTTCCAACTGGCCCAAGCCCATGCCATTGATTCCATGCCTGTCTTGGTCCACTGCATCTGGGGTCTTCACTACG ggTGTATTGAGTAAATCGATTAATTGGCGGGAGCTGGAAAAGCAGTACTACACACAGACAGTTTATGAAGAAGAAATTATTCATATGCTTGAATACTGTGGG GCAGATTCTTTCAAAATGGGACATGACTTCATGAAACAATTCCCTAGCAGTGCAGACAAGCTGACTAACCTAAATCTGGTTTCCAGAACGTTAAATTTAGATACGACGGACCAAGttgtgtccccaaagaatgcTGAGTGCCATAATTCTGGTAAAACATCTAACAGTACTACTTCAAAAGGACACTTGTTGCAAGATACCATTAAGATGGAATGCCTAAATCAAACACTCTCAACTAACAAAAGTTGTTATGCAAGTTACAACCCTCAGTCATCTCACCTGCTcagcaaagaacagaaaagaagcaatcttCAGAAAGAATCTCTAATCTTCATGAAAGGAGTCATGGATGAATGCACTCATGTAGCAAACTTCTCAG TTCCAGTTGACCCAAGCCTCATTATAGTGGTACAAGCCAAAGAGGATGCCTATATTCCACGGACAGGAGTTCGAAGCCTGCAAGAAATTTGGCCTGGTTGTGAAATCCGGTACCTAGAAGGGGGTCACATCAGTGCTTATCTCTTTAAACAAGGACTCTTCAG acAAGCCATCTATGATGCCTTTGAACGTTTCCTTCATAAATATGCTAACTAA
- the Abhd18 gene encoding protein ABHD18 isoform X3 has product MDTLFLPWPTMCLVSCQLSLLLQGSNLLCLRNGTADTDLCAFIWLEQETMKPKDQVRSSLKNVSDLFVMGGALILESAALLHWLEREGYGPLGMTGISMGGHMASLAVSNWPKPMPLIPCLSWSTASGVFTTGVLSKSINWRELEKQYYTQTVYEEEIIHMLEYCGADSFKMGHDFMKQFPSSADKLTNLNLVSRTLNLDTTDQVVSPKNAECHNSGKTSNSTTSKGHLLQDTIKMECLNQTLSTNKSCYASYNPQSSHLLSKEQKRSNLQKESLIFMKGVMDECTHVANFSVPVDPSLIIVVQAKEDAYIPRTGVRSLQEIWPGCEIRYLEGGHISAYLFKQGLFRQAIYDAFERFLHKYAN; this is encoded by the exons ATGGACACTTTGTTTCTCCCATGGCCCACTATGTGCCTGGTATCATGCCAATTGAGTCTGTTATTGCAAG gttcCAATTTATTGTGCCTAAGGAATGGAACAGCAGATACAGACCTGTGTGCATTCATCTGGCTGGAACAGGAGACCAT GAAGCCCAAGGACCAAGT AAGATCCAGCTTAAAAAATGTGTCTGACCTGTTTGTGATGGGAGGCGCTCTTATTCTGGAGTCGGCAGCCCTCTTGCACTGGCTGGAACGAGAAGGTTATGGACCTCTCGGAATGACTGGAATATCCATGGGAGGACAT ATGGCCTCCTTAGCAGTTTCCAACTGGCCCAAGCCCATGCCATTGATTCCATGCCTGTCTTGGTCCACTGCATCTGGGGTCTTCACTACG ggTGTATTGAGTAAATCGATTAATTGGCGGGAGCTGGAAAAGCAGTACTACACACAGACAGTTTATGAAGAAGAAATTATTCATATGCTTGAATACTGTGGG GCAGATTCTTTCAAAATGGGACATGACTTCATGAAACAATTCCCTAGCAGTGCAGACAAGCTGACTAACCTAAATCTGGTTTCCAGAACGTTAAATTTAGATACGACGGACCAAGttgtgtccccaaagaatgcTGAGTGCCATAATTCTGGTAAAACATCTAACAGTACTACTTCAAAAGGACACTTGTTGCAAGATACCATTAAGATGGAATGCCTAAATCAAACACTCTCAACTAACAAAAGTTGTTATGCAAGTTACAACCCTCAGTCATCTCACCTGCTcagcaaagaacagaaaagaagcaatcttCAGAAAGAATCTCTAATCTTCATGAAAGGAGTCATGGATGAATGCACTCATGTAGCAAACTTCTCAG TTCCAGTTGACCCAAGCCTCATTATAGTGGTACAAGCCAAAGAGGATGCCTATATTCCACGGACAGGAGTTCGAAGCCTGCAAGAAATTTGGCCTGGTTGTGAAATCCGGTACCTAGAAGGGGGTCACATCAGTGCTTATCTCTTTAAACAAGGACTCTTCAG acAAGCCATCTATGATGCCTTTGAACGTTTCCTTCATAAATATGCTAACTAA
- the Abhd18 gene encoding protein ABHD18 isoform X2, translating to MAHYVPGIMPIESVIARFQFIVPKEWNSRYRPVCIHLAGTGDHHYWRRRTLMARPMIKEARMASLLLENPYYGCRKPKDQVRSSLKNVSDLFVMGGALILESAALLHWLEREGYGPLGMTGISMGGHMASLAVSNWPKPMPLIPCLSWSTASGVFTTGVLSKSINWRELEKQYYTQTVYEEEIIHMLEYCGADSFKMGHDFMKQFPSSADKLTNLNLVSRTLNLDTTDQVVSPKNAECHNSGKTSNSTTSKGHLLQDTIKMECLNQTLSTNKSCYASYNPQSSHLLSKEQKRSNLQKESLIFMKGVMDECTHVANFSVPVDPSLIIVVQAKEDAYIPRTGVRSLQEIWPGCEIRYLEGGHISAYLFKQGLFRQAIYDAFERFLHKYAN from the exons ATGGCCCACTATGTGCCTGGTATCATGCCAATTGAGTCTGTTATTGCAAG gttcCAATTTATTGTGCCTAAGGAATGGAACAGCAGATACAGACCTGTGTGCATTCATCTGGCTGGAACAGGAGACCAT CATTACTGGAGGCGCAGGACTCTCATGGCTCGTCCTATGATTAAGGAGGCCCGAATGGCTTCATTGTTGCTAGAAAACCCTTATT ATGGCTGCAGGAAGCCCAAGGACCAAGT AAGATCCAGCTTAAAAAATGTGTCTGACCTGTTTGTGATGGGAGGCGCTCTTATTCTGGAGTCGGCAGCCCTCTTGCACTGGCTGGAACGAGAAGGTTATGGACCTCTCGGAATGACTGGAATATCCATGGGAGGACAT ATGGCCTCCTTAGCAGTTTCCAACTGGCCCAAGCCCATGCCATTGATTCCATGCCTGTCTTGGTCCACTGCATCTGGGGTCTTCACTACG ggTGTATTGAGTAAATCGATTAATTGGCGGGAGCTGGAAAAGCAGTACTACACACAGACAGTTTATGAAGAAGAAATTATTCATATGCTTGAATACTGTGGG GCAGATTCTTTCAAAATGGGACATGACTTCATGAAACAATTCCCTAGCAGTGCAGACAAGCTGACTAACCTAAATCTGGTTTCCAGAACGTTAAATTTAGATACGACGGACCAAGttgtgtccccaaagaatgcTGAGTGCCATAATTCTGGTAAAACATCTAACAGTACTACTTCAAAAGGACACTTGTTGCAAGATACCATTAAGATGGAATGCCTAAATCAAACACTCTCAACTAACAAAAGTTGTTATGCAAGTTACAACCCTCAGTCATCTCACCTGCTcagcaaagaacagaaaagaagcaatcttCAGAAAGAATCTCTAATCTTCATGAAAGGAGTCATGGATGAATGCACTCATGTAGCAAACTTCTCAG TTCCAGTTGACCCAAGCCTCATTATAGTGGTACAAGCCAAAGAGGATGCCTATATTCCACGGACAGGAGTTCGAAGCCTGCAAGAAATTTGGCCTGGTTGTGAAATCCGGTACCTAGAAGGGGGTCACATCAGTGCTTATCTCTTTAAACAAGGACTCTTCAG acAAGCCATCTATGATGCCTTTGAACGTTTCCTTCATAAATATGCTAACTAA
- the Abhd18 gene encoding protein ABHD18 isoform X4, with protein sequence MGGALILESAALLHWLEREGYGPLGMTGISMGGHMASLAVSNWPKPMPLIPCLSWSTASGVFTTGVLSKSINWRELEKQYYTQTVYEEEIIHMLEYCGADSFKMGHDFMKQFPSSADKLTNLNLVSRTLNLDTTDQVVSPKNAECHNSGKTSNSTTSKGHLLQDTIKMECLNQTLSTNKSCYASYNPQSSHLLSKEQKRSNLQKESLIFMKGVMDECTHVANFSVPVDPSLIIVVQAKEDAYIPRTGVRSLQEIWPGCEIRYLEGGHISAYLFKQGLFRQAIYDAFERFLHKYAN encoded by the exons ATGGGAGGCGCTCTTATTCTGGAGTCGGCAGCCCTCTTGCACTGGCTGGAACGAGAAGGTTATGGACCTCTCGGAATGACTGGAATATCCATGGGAGGACAT ATGGCCTCCTTAGCAGTTTCCAACTGGCCCAAGCCCATGCCATTGATTCCATGCCTGTCTTGGTCCACTGCATCTGGGGTCTTCACTACG ggTGTATTGAGTAAATCGATTAATTGGCGGGAGCTGGAAAAGCAGTACTACACACAGACAGTTTATGAAGAAGAAATTATTCATATGCTTGAATACTGTGGG GCAGATTCTTTCAAAATGGGACATGACTTCATGAAACAATTCCCTAGCAGTGCAGACAAGCTGACTAACCTAAATCTGGTTTCCAGAACGTTAAATTTAGATACGACGGACCAAGttgtgtccccaaagaatgcTGAGTGCCATAATTCTGGTAAAACATCTAACAGTACTACTTCAAAAGGACACTTGTTGCAAGATACCATTAAGATGGAATGCCTAAATCAAACACTCTCAACTAACAAAAGTTGTTATGCAAGTTACAACCCTCAGTCATCTCACCTGCTcagcaaagaacagaaaagaagcaatcttCAGAAAGAATCTCTAATCTTCATGAAAGGAGTCATGGATGAATGCACTCATGTAGCAAACTTCTCAG TTCCAGTTGACCCAAGCCTCATTATAGTGGTACAAGCCAAAGAGGATGCCTATATTCCACGGACAGGAGTTCGAAGCCTGCAAGAAATTTGGCCTGGTTGTGAAATCCGGTACCTAGAAGGGGGTCACATCAGTGCTTATCTCTTTAAACAAGGACTCTTCAG acAAGCCATCTATGATGCCTTTGAACGTTTCCTTCATAAATATGCTAACTAA